One window of the Granulicella arctica genome contains the following:
- a CDS encoding FUSC family protein encodes MAFPGSDLDLSIESGWRYLKQELKPYPGRNWMILRMTLAAVLMMLWVMVFRIPSAALGVYYTLLISRESTGDTLESAVSLIGAIGGALAIILLGIFLFTGSPLLHFLWVGACLLLTFFFISTASQYRVATGFGFLMTAAIPLWDLPANVDLQLSLTLYSALSVLVAATITVVIELIFAAFHRSSPLEDGLNGRIETVSRVLAAAAHPPASAVAQVRQFSDIGTGLLRRNLLRLQSGSEFYARQAVLIGLVGRLVDLTAVLLVTPDKPSDEEQRQLAALAVQLDRLRATNFTSPAPPLPEGYRADGPPTKLVPLLSITIELINQAIEQQDPENEYIILEKPPKPPILKRDAFTNPEHVRFALRGAGAAMICYVLYHLFDWKGVSSGISTCMITALSTAGSSRQKQILRFLGAITGGLLFGILSQSVLLPAFDSIVPFCLMFTAVTAFSAWIATSSPRISYLGLQIAFAFDLVQLRTFGPAVQLTPARDNVDGIILGLFAMWIFFDQAQSGTAAMAMRTTFLHTIRLIMDYLGTVPGESKAEYLKIVRGQRDAVNENFSQVRILADAVLFEFNEGREEALKWRAAIHIWQPELRTFFLMQITLAHMRLSTSAGRLSPLAERLQEDNLAALQRLSDLIDSDAPYTLSTDFDVAEEPSPDASHDAPIAASSRKILSYLTHQVETSLPRRTDDMKPSPGGSRAAPTQIA; translated from the coding sequence ATGGCCTTCCCCGGATCCGACCTCGATTTGTCGATTGAATCCGGCTGGCGATACCTGAAGCAGGAGCTGAAGCCGTATCCTGGCCGCAACTGGATGATCCTGCGCATGACGCTTGCCGCCGTGCTCATGATGCTTTGGGTCATGGTCTTCCGTATCCCCAGCGCCGCTCTCGGCGTCTACTACACGCTGCTTATCTCGCGCGAAAGCACGGGCGATACTCTCGAGAGTGCCGTCAGTCTGATCGGTGCCATCGGCGGCGCGCTCGCGATCATCCTGCTCGGCATCTTCCTGTTTACCGGCTCCCCCCTGCTCCACTTCCTGTGGGTCGGCGCCTGCCTGCTGCTTACGTTCTTCTTTATCAGCACGGCCTCGCAGTATCGCGTAGCCACCGGTTTCGGCTTTCTGATGACCGCTGCCATCCCACTGTGGGACCTGCCAGCAAACGTCGACCTGCAACTCAGCCTTACGCTCTACTCCGCGCTCTCCGTTCTCGTAGCAGCGACCATTACGGTCGTGATCGAACTCATATTTGCGGCCTTTCACCGCAGCTCCCCGCTCGAAGACGGCTTGAACGGCAGGATCGAGACGGTGTCCCGAGTCCTCGCAGCTGCCGCTCATCCACCGGCCTCCGCCGTGGCGCAGGTGCGCCAGTTCTCCGACATCGGTACCGGCCTCCTCCGCCGCAATCTCCTTCGCCTTCAATCAGGTTCTGAGTTCTACGCGCGGCAGGCAGTTCTGATTGGACTGGTGGGTCGGCTCGTCGATCTCACGGCTGTCCTCCTCGTCACACCAGACAAGCCCTCCGATGAGGAACAGCGGCAGCTCGCCGCGCTCGCCGTGCAACTCGATCGACTGCGGGCGACGAACTTTACCTCACCGGCTCCTCCCCTCCCCGAAGGCTATCGAGCCGATGGTCCCCCAACCAAGCTCGTGCCTTTGCTCTCGATAACGATTGAGCTCATCAATCAGGCCATCGAACAACAAGACCCCGAAAACGAATACATCATCCTCGAAAAGCCGCCGAAGCCGCCCATCCTCAAACGCGATGCCTTCACCAATCCAGAGCATGTCCGCTTCGCTCTTCGCGGCGCCGGCGCAGCCATGATCTGCTACGTTCTCTATCACCTCTTTGACTGGAAGGGTGTCTCTTCGGGCATCTCGACCTGCATGATTACCGCGCTCAGCACGGCAGGCTCGTCGCGGCAAAAACAGATTCTCCGCTTCCTAGGCGCCATCACAGGAGGCCTGCTCTTTGGCATCCTCTCGCAGTCCGTCTTGCTGCCCGCCTTTGACTCCATCGTCCCGTTCTGCCTTATGTTCACAGCCGTCACGGCCTTCTCCGCCTGGATCGCTACATCAAGCCCGCGCATCTCCTACCTGGGCCTGCAGATCGCCTTCGCGTTCGATCTCGTGCAACTCAGAACCTTCGGCCCGGCTGTCCAACTTACTCCCGCACGCGACAACGTCGATGGCATCATCCTCGGTCTCTTCGCCATGTGGATATTCTTTGACCAGGCACAGTCCGGTACCGCAGCCATGGCCATGCGGACGACCTTTCTGCATACCATTCGCCTCATCATGGACTACCTCGGGACTGTCCCCGGCGAGTCCAAGGCGGAGTATCTCAAGATTGTTCGTGGTCAGCGTGATGCCGTGAACGAAAACTTCTCCCAGGTTCGCATCCTCGCCGACGCAGTTCTCTTCGAGTTCAACGAAGGTCGCGAAGAAGCGCTCAAATGGCGCGCCGCCATCCACATCTGGCAGCCCGAGCTCAGAACCTTCTTTCTCATGCAGATCACCCTGGCGCACATGCGTCTCAGTACGTCGGCCGGCCGGCTTTCGCCATTGGCGGAGCGTTTGCAGGAAGACAACCTCGCGGCGTTGCAGCGCTTATCCGATCTCATCGATTCTGATGCTCCTTACACTCTGAGCACTGACTTCGACGTTGCGGAGGAGCCATCACCCGACGCGAGCCACGACGCGCCTATCGCCGCCAGTAGTCGCAAGATTCTCAGCTATCTCACGCACCAGGTAGAGACTTCCCTGCCGCGACGCACAGACGACATGAAGCCATCCCCCGGGGGATCGCGTGCTGCGCCAACGCAAATTGCTTGA
- a CDS encoding alkaline phosphatase family protein, which yields MIRPLALSALLLIGTAGNTIAQKTPDAAHQPIVVLITIDGFPARALLDPRLPMPTLRKLAADGVAATAMRPINPTVTWPNHTALITGVNASQHFVMANGRIEFPSDGGAPAVKPWVDKAKLVHARTLYDAAAEKGMTTGQVDWVAIYGAKGVNWQFGEKPDIRDAIPQELIASNILTRDEVEHFGEKSTPAWRDEVWTDAAVDILEKHTPNLLLFHLLETDSIQHQYGPLTPAAYAAYAYADHCLQRIVDAARTAGILDRTTFIIASDHGFTTVTHSISPNAALLEQGLLTKQGDKVAGQVWVKAEGGAAELFIRDPSKRAELIPRLKAYFAALPGVATVYTNDEARAIGIPADTDTDQAPQLYLAAAPDYAFTDDTNSPITKPVSPRGQHGYINTMPDMQALFVASGAAIKSGVVLGDITNLQVAPTIAKILGLQLPDARQVALDQILR from the coding sequence TTGATCCGACCACTGGCACTCTCCGCCCTTCTTCTCATCGGCACCGCAGGCAACACCATCGCACAGAAAACGCCGGACGCAGCGCATCAGCCCATCGTCGTCCTCATCACAATCGACGGCTTCCCAGCGCGAGCTTTGCTGGACCCGCGCCTTCCCATGCCGACACTCCGCAAACTGGCCGCCGATGGAGTTGCCGCTACCGCAATGCGGCCCATCAACCCGACCGTCACCTGGCCGAACCACACCGCCCTGATCACCGGCGTCAACGCCAGCCAGCACTTCGTCATGGCAAACGGTCGCATCGAGTTCCCCTCCGACGGCGGCGCGCCCGCCGTCAAGCCATGGGTCGATAAGGCTAAGCTCGTTCACGCCCGCACCCTGTACGACGCAGCCGCGGAAAAAGGTATGACGACCGGTCAGGTCGACTGGGTCGCCATCTACGGAGCCAAGGGCGTCAACTGGCAGTTTGGCGAGAAGCCCGACATCCGCGATGCCATCCCGCAGGAACTGATCGCAAGCAACATCCTCACCCGCGACGAGGTCGAGCACTTCGGTGAGAAGAGCACCCCGGCGTGGCGTGACGAGGTCTGGACCGATGCCGCCGTCGACATCCTCGAGAAGCACACCCCCAACCTCCTCCTCTTCCACCTGCTCGAGACCGACTCCATTCAGCATCAGTACGGTCCACTCACACCCGCAGCCTACGCGGCCTATGCCTACGCGGATCATTGCCTCCAGCGCATCGTGGACGCCGCTCGTACTGCCGGCATTCTCGACCGCACTACCTTCATCATCGCCTCCGACCACGGCTTCACCACCGTAACCCATTCCATCAGCCCCAACGCCGCTCTACTCGAGCAGGGCCTGCTCACGAAGCAGGGCGATAAAGTCGCTGGACAGGTCTGGGTCAAAGCAGAAGGAGGTGCAGCCGAGCTCTTCATCCGCGACCCCAGCAAGCGTGCCGAACTCATCCCCAGGCTCAAGGCCTACTTCGCCGCTCTTCCCGGAGTCGCCACCGTCTACACCAACGACGAGGCTCGCGCCATCGGCATACCCGCCGACACTGACACCGACCAGGCACCCCAGCTCTACCTCGCAGCCGCCCCGGACTACGCCTTCACCGATGACACCAACAGTCCGATTACGAAGCCTGTCTCGCCCCGCGGTCAGCACGGCTACATCAACACCATGCCCGACATGCAGGCTCTCTTCGTCGCCTCTGGAGCAGCGATCAAATCGGGCGTCGTCCTCGGCGACATCACCAACCTGCAAGTCGCGCCTACAATCGCAAAGATCCTCGGCCTGCAGCTTCCGGATGCCAGGCAAGTGGCGCTTGACCAAATATTGCGCTAA
- a CDS encoding TolC family protein, with protein MERTLLLICTLIFAATVAAQDLPAAPELPWFSKSESAVSQQAAHSTGQELRLDRDRRYSLPDLIYLAEAHSPETREAWQAARQQAATLKVAQSSLYPELDVGFTALTNRNGVLLYNAFVIQQLGIGEVQAKLNYTLFDANGRLNRVREERNLLRAASFAFNEAHRQLLFAVMHAYYLLLDAKGQRVAAEANLTSAQSVSDASQARFDNGLATLPDLSEAKSTAAQANYELQLRLGNERKALGNLAALVTAPPDEPFDVQSIDELTIPTTLSSSGHELIESALQERPDLLRQFSSIEAAKAGVGEARSRYYPSITFTGNLGELRAWGLQSAQPGAYATGQIYDAEVSLNWNVFDGNRRRSQTAQAQAAEKREKESLRALHDRIEAEVWQAFVDADTAFRQRDAATALLRASQDSYNQSLESYKYGVRNIVDVLTAQRQLAAARFEDVASRVAILDGLAEISYRTGTLLHTQETPRP; from the coding sequence ATGGAACGAACGTTACTTCTCATTTGCACCTTAATCTTCGCCGCAACGGTCGCTGCCCAGGATCTTCCTGCCGCGCCCGAGCTCCCCTGGTTCAGCAAGTCTGAGTCGGCAGTATCACAGCAAGCTGCGCACAGTACAGGGCAGGAGCTTCGTCTGGATCGTGACCGTCGGTATTCGCTGCCGGACCTCATCTATCTTGCTGAGGCGCACAGCCCGGAGACGCGAGAGGCGTGGCAGGCTGCCCGACAGCAGGCAGCGACACTCAAGGTGGCGCAAAGCTCACTTTATCCGGAACTCGACGTTGGGTTTACGGCGCTCACCAATCGGAATGGCGTGCTGCTGTACAACGCCTTCGTCATCCAGCAACTTGGCATCGGCGAGGTCCAGGCCAAGCTGAACTACACGCTGTTTGACGCCAATGGGCGGCTGAACCGAGTAAGAGAGGAGCGCAACCTGCTACGGGCCGCTTCCTTCGCTTTCAACGAAGCACATCGCCAACTCCTCTTTGCCGTCATGCACGCCTACTACCTGCTGCTCGATGCCAAGGGCCAGCGGGTCGCAGCTGAGGCCAACCTGACCTCCGCCCAATCGGTCTCGGACGCAAGCCAGGCTCGCTTCGACAATGGACTTGCAACCCTGCCAGATCTCTCCGAAGCAAAAAGCACGGCCGCCCAGGCAAACTACGAGTTGCAACTTCGACTCGGCAATGAACGCAAGGCGCTGGGCAACCTCGCCGCACTCGTCACTGCGCCGCCAGATGAACCCTTCGACGTCCAAAGCATCGACGAATTGACGATCCCGACGACGCTCTCGTCCAGCGGCCATGAGCTTATCGAATCAGCACTACAGGAACGGCCAGACCTTCTGCGGCAGTTCTCTTCGATTGAAGCCGCCAAGGCGGGTGTCGGTGAGGCGCGCAGCCGCTATTATCCTTCCATTACGTTTACCGGTAATCTGGGCGAGCTACGCGCGTGGGGCCTCCAATCCGCACAGCCCGGAGCCTACGCTACAGGGCAAATCTATGATGCAGAGGTTTCCTTGAACTGGAATGTCTTTGACGGGAATCGTCGACGATCGCAAACGGCACAGGCACAGGCCGCTGAGAAGCGTGAAAAAGAATCATTGCGTGCGCTGCACGATCGTATCGAAGCCGAAGTATGGCAGGCCTTTGTCGATGCCGATACTGCATTCCGCCAGCGCGATGCTGCCACCGCACTGCTTCGCGCCTCCCAGGATTCGTACAATCAGTCACTCGAATCTTATAAATATGGAGTGCGCAATATCGTTGACGTCCTTACCGCGCAGCGTCAGTTGGCCGCGGCCCGCTTTGAAGATGTAGCTTCGCGGGTCGCCATACTCGACGGCCTCGCAGAGATCAGCTATCGCACGGGAACATTGCTGCATACCCAGGAGACACCCAGGCCATGA
- a CDS encoding TonB-dependent receptor, whose translation MNQKFFGWLHLASLLILVTLCRLGIGQDTGANLLGVVHDAAGATVSEATVVATSAATNAHVTATSNLKGEYSLLNLTPGTYSLNVQAAGFQSYSQTGIRLDLGQHASQDVTLSVGQIQQAVTVNADVSGVDTVSSVVSDEVNGTSIRSLPLNSRNPYDLLVLAPGFSGSIGNDYNAVSYSVNGGRQGYTDTLVDGTPAGFPTVNGNAGIGIFPSVDAIGEFRLLAQNYPAEFGRSLDGILNVVFKSGTNQFHGTAFEFIRNNDLDANNYFAKLHGTPLPPFRRNQFGGILTGPIVKDRTFFLISTELLRENDFASLTTTVPTLAQRNGDFSQTLGANGSLITIYNPFSTRPNPNGSGFIRDAFAGNKVPASMMSNVAKNALGFYPLPNIAGNSITNANNYFATGSTINQTTAWDVRVDHTLSDKQKIFARYSNRYFDSNPQPLFPKADAVAEGLINGEDFSRGLTFGYTATPNSRTIVDVRLGFARTLYNYFNDSLNFQDSALGLPGTLDAAGGTALFPVISPAGYVGLGNNGNRHNAFMTYSLLSSVTLVRGPHTIKAGFDGRLIRVNDHESADSSGNFSFGTNFTQGPNPNAASANTGNGLASLLLGTGTGDLIQAYKDDASQSYYFAGYAQDDWRVSPKLTLNLGLRYDIDTPRTERFNRTNYFNPSIASPLSSVVPGLQGGLVFVGVNGNSRHQYHIDANNFAPRVGFAYAAEKTTVIHGGAAIVYGPSAQAAAGTVGPYGFRVQNTWVSTLDGITPFNTLDNPFPQGFQTPPGASQGLLTGVGGQIEGAIQNTPTPYTIQMNLDVQQTLPYDTIVDIAYVGNRGRKQQQSREGGIDFDQVPTSDLSLGSHLNDSVANPYFGSITTGALAAATTSRGQLLRRYSQFTSVLPLFLSGGDDQYDGLQLRLSKRFESGLQLQGSYVWAKNFDNGTNHQDSFRPLADYAVSSQDIHQRFIMSYIYQLPFGRGKKFGGSMNGWEDLLAGGWQVNGITTLQGGTPLQISASNSLSGFGFQTLYANTNGLNPRLTGDIHQRLSKYFNIADFSQPAPFTLGNGPAYYNTVRNPGLNSTDLSLLKEMHPVERLRVQFRTELFNAFNHVQFGSPDTGVTDASFGQITTQSNSPRQLQFGLKLLF comes from the coding sequence ATGAATCAGAAATTTTTCGGGTGGCTTCACCTTGCGAGCCTTCTCATCCTGGTGACACTTTGTCGCCTCGGCATAGGCCAGGATACCGGCGCAAACCTTCTAGGCGTCGTTCACGATGCTGCAGGCGCGACGGTCAGTGAGGCGACTGTCGTTGCGACCAGTGCCGCGACGAATGCACACGTCACAGCAACCTCGAACCTAAAAGGGGAGTACTCCCTCCTGAACCTGACGCCCGGCACCTACTCCTTGAACGTACAGGCTGCAGGCTTCCAGAGCTACAGCCAGACCGGCATCCGGCTCGACCTCGGCCAACACGCCAGTCAGGATGTGACGCTCAGCGTGGGCCAGATCCAGCAGGCAGTCACTGTCAACGCCGATGTCTCGGGCGTCGATACGGTCTCGTCCGTCGTCAGTGATGAAGTGAATGGAACCTCGATCCGAAGCCTGCCGCTCAACAGTCGCAACCCCTACGACCTTCTCGTGCTCGCCCCCGGCTTCTCCGGCTCCATCGGCAACGACTACAACGCCGTCAGCTACTCGGTGAACGGCGGCCGGCAGGGCTACACGGATACCCTCGTCGACGGCACACCCGCAGGCTTCCCCACCGTCAACGGCAACGCCGGCATTGGTATCTTCCCGTCCGTCGACGCCATCGGCGAGTTCCGCCTCCTCGCACAGAACTATCCCGCCGAGTTCGGGCGCAGTCTGGACGGCATCCTCAATGTCGTCTTCAAGTCAGGCACCAACCAGTTCCACGGAACCGCCTTCGAATTTATTCGCAACAACGATCTCGATGCGAACAATTACTTCGCCAAGCTCCATGGAACACCGCTCCCGCCCTTCCGCCGCAATCAATTTGGCGGCATCCTCACCGGACCCATCGTGAAGGATCGCACGTTCTTCCTCATCTCGACGGAACTCCTGCGTGAGAACGACTTCGCCTCGCTTACGACCACCGTTCCAACGCTGGCGCAGCGTAACGGAGACTTTTCCCAGACTCTCGGCGCCAACGGTTCGCTCATCACCATCTACAACCCCTTCTCGACCCGTCCCAATCCTAATGGCTCCGGCTTCATCCGCGACGCCTTCGCAGGCAATAAGGTTCCCGCCTCGATGATGAGCAACGTCGCCAAAAATGCACTCGGTTTCTACCCCCTGCCGAACATCGCCGGCAATTCCATCACCAACGCGAACAACTACTTCGCAACCGGAAGCACCATCAACCAGACCACTGCGTGGGACGTACGCGTCGATCACACCCTAAGCGACAAGCAGAAGATCTTTGCCCGCTATTCCAATCGTTACTTTGACAGCAACCCGCAGCCCCTCTTCCCCAAGGCTGACGCCGTCGCAGAAGGTCTGATCAATGGGGAAGACTTCAGCCGCGGCCTCACCTTCGGCTACACCGCAACACCCAACTCCCGCACCATCGTCGACGTCCGCCTTGGATTCGCCCGTACCCTCTACAACTACTTCAACGACAGCCTCAACTTCCAGGACAGCGCCCTCGGACTGCCCGGCACCCTCGACGCCGCTGGCGGCACAGCCCTCTTCCCCGTCATCTCACCGGCAGGGTATGTGGGCCTCGGCAACAATGGCAATCGGCATAACGCTTTCATGACCTACAGCCTTCTCTCTTCCGTGACCCTCGTTCGCGGGCCGCACACGATCAAGGCAGGCTTCGATGGTCGCCTCATCCGCGTCAATGATCATGAAAGTGCCGACAGCTCCGGCAACTTCTCCTTCGGCACCAACTTCACCCAGGGTCCGAACCCCAACGCCGCCAGCGCCAACACCGGCAACGGACTTGCGTCGCTGCTCCTCGGCACCGGCACCGGCGACCTCATCCAGGCGTACAAGGATGATGCCTCGCAAAGCTACTACTTCGCTGGCTACGCACAGGACGATTGGCGCGTCAGCCCCAAGCTGACCCTCAACCTCGGTCTTCGGTACGATATCGACACCCCGCGCACCGAGCGCTTTAACCGAACCAACTACTTCAATCCGTCCATTGCCTCTCCGCTGTCCTCCGTCGTTCCCGGCCTTCAGGGCGGTCTGGTCTTCGTCGGAGTCAACGGCAACAGCCGCCACCAGTACCACATCGACGCCAACAACTTCGCCCCTCGTGTCGGCTTCGCCTATGCGGCGGAGAAGACCACCGTCATTCATGGTGGCGCAGCCATCGTCTACGGCCCTTCGGCTCAAGCCGCCGCCGGAACCGTCGGACCGTATGGCTTCCGCGTCCAGAACACTTGGGTCAGCACGCTGGACGGCATCACCCCCTTCAACACTCTCGATAATCCCTTTCCGCAGGGTTTTCAGACTCCGCCCGGAGCCTCGCAAGGACTTCTCACCGGTGTAGGAGGCCAGATCGAGGGAGCCATCCAGAACACGCCCACCCCGTACACCATCCAGATGAACCTCGACGTGCAGCAGACGTTGCCTTACGACACGATCGTAGACATCGCCTATGTCGGTAATCGCGGACGCAAGCAGCAGCAGAGCAGGGAAGGCGGTATTGACTTCGACCAAGTTCCTACCTCCGATCTCTCTCTCGGTTCACACCTCAACGATAGCGTCGCCAACCCATACTTCGGTTCCATCACGACTGGTGCCCTGGCTGCCGCTACAACATCACGAGGACAACTGCTTCGGCGCTACTCGCAGTTCACCAGTGTTCTTCCACTCTTCCTCTCCGGCGGCGACGATCAGTACGACGGTCTGCAACTTCGTCTCAGCAAGCGCTTCGAGTCCGGCCTGCAACTCCAGGGCTCCTACGTCTGGGCGAAGAACTTCGACAATGGCACCAATCACCAGGACAGCTTCCGTCCGCTCGCCGACTACGCCGTCAGCTCACAGGACATCCACCAGCGCTTCATCATGAGCTACATCTATCAGCTTCCCTTCGGACGAGGTAAAAAGTTCGGCGGCAGCATGAACGGCTGGGAAGACCTCCTCGCCGGTGGTTGGCAGGTCAACGGCATCACCACCCTCCAGGGCGGCACACCGCTCCAGATCTCTGCCAGCAACTCGCTCTCGGGCTTCGGCTTCCAGACCCTCTATGCCAACACGAACGGTCTCAACCCAAGGCTTACCGGCGACATCCACCAGCGTCTCAGCAAGTACTTCAACATCGCCGATTTCAGCCAGCCCGCACCCTTCACCCTCGGCAACGGACCGGCCTACTACAACACCGTTCGCAACCCCGGCCTCAACAGTACCGACCTATCGCTCCTCAAGGAGATGCATCCTGTGGAGAGGCTACGGGTACAGTTTCGTACAGAGCTCTTCAACGCCTTCAATCACGTTCAGTTCGGCTCACCAGATACCGGCGTCACGGATGCCTCGTTCGGACAGATCACCACGCAGAGTAACTCACCCCGTCAGCTTCAATTTGGCCTGAAGCTGCTGTTCTAA
- a CDS encoding YtcA family lipoprotein, which translates to MIHSAHSRRSLSLSSFIMFVPALTGCAQNPSFSILGSYFPSWAFCIVVASFLTLLLRWILRRLDWEHQLAPLVVVYPSLALLLCLSLWLVLFGVR; encoded by the coding sequence ATGATTCACTCCGCGCACAGCCGCCGGTCTCTCTCTCTTTCATCCTTCATCATGTTCGTTCCTGCGCTCACCGGCTGCGCGCAGAACCCATCATTCAGTATCCTTGGTTCTTATTTTCCTTCGTGGGCTTTCTGTATCGTCGTCGCCTCGTTCCTCACGCTGCTTCTTCGCTGGATCCTCCGGCGCCTCGATTGGGAGCATCAACTGGCACCCCTGGTTGTGGTCTATCCAAGCCTCGCGCTGCTCCTTTGTCTCTCACTCTGGCTCGTCCTCTTCGGGGTGCGATAG
- a CDS encoding efflux RND transporter periplasmic adaptor subunit: METPQVKKQTLAGKFLSASVVVLAIVCAGITIHLTTVDPRTDDAEVFANFIGMAPVIEGPITELRVKDNQQVHAGDLLFKIDDAPYVYALQNTQSQQEALGGQIANESRHIESQQSAARAAHANIASSEAASLRSVAGVRQAEAEVQQAGAEVERSTLEASYAKSNLERLQPLLEKRFVTADQIDQARTLNNSRAQSVLLAQAQLASARARLEAARAQQTGSIATVTQSGAQYSQSQAAVDILAPLTAQRESRASAVRRAQYDLDHSSVYAPFDARVTNLRISEGAYAHVGQQVFTLIDTRVWWVVANFRETQLQHIEPGMLVEVYTMSHPTQRLNGVVESIGFGVTPDSDTVGRLTEGLPDAQRTLNWVHLASRYPVRIRILNPPADFLRIGESSNVILHRKR; the protein is encoded by the coding sequence ATGGAAACTCCACAGGTAAAAAAGCAGACCCTCGCAGGCAAGTTCCTCAGCGCGTCCGTCGTGGTGCTCGCCATCGTCTGCGCTGGCATCACCATTCATCTCACGACGGTCGATCCTCGTACCGATGACGCAGAGGTCTTCGCCAACTTCATAGGAATGGCTCCAGTGATCGAAGGCCCTATCACCGAGTTGCGCGTGAAGGACAACCAGCAGGTCCACGCTGGCGATCTGCTCTTCAAAATAGATGACGCACCGTACGTATACGCACTCCAGAACACCCAGTCGCAGCAGGAAGCACTCGGGGGCCAGATCGCCAACGAGAGCCGTCACATCGAATCGCAGCAGTCGGCCGCACGTGCGGCGCACGCCAATATCGCTTCCTCCGAGGCCGCCTCCCTGCGCTCGGTCGCGGGCGTGCGGCAAGCCGAAGCTGAAGTCCAGCAGGCTGGGGCAGAGGTCGAACGCAGCACCCTCGAGGCGAGCTATGCCAAGAGCAACCTTGAGCGACTCCAGCCTTTGCTTGAGAAACGCTTCGTCACCGCCGATCAAATCGATCAGGCACGTACGCTCAATAATTCCCGGGCACAATCGGTTCTGCTCGCGCAGGCTCAACTTGCATCGGCCCGCGCGCGGCTGGAGGCAGCACGCGCGCAACAGACTGGCTCCATCGCTACGGTTACCCAGAGTGGTGCCCAGTACAGCCAGTCCCAGGCTGCGGTCGATATTCTCGCCCCACTCACCGCACAGCGGGAGTCGCGGGCGTCAGCGGTCCGACGCGCGCAGTACGACCTCGATCATTCCAGCGTCTACGCGCCATTCGACGCGCGCGTCACCAATCTTCGCATCTCTGAAGGGGCCTACGCCCACGTCGGGCAGCAGGTCTTTACCCTTATCGATACGCGCGTCTGGTGGGTTGTCGCCAACTTTCGCGAGACCCAGCTACAGCACATCGAACCCGGCATGCTTGTCGAGGTCTACACGATGTCGCATCCCACCCAGAGGCTCAATGGCGTGGTTGAAAGCATCGGTTTCGGCGTCACCCCGGACTCCGATACCGTTGGGCGCCTCACCGAGGGCCTGCCGGATGCGCAGCGAACCCTCAACTGGGTTCATCTAGCCTCGCGCTACCCCGTCCGCATTCGTATCCTGAATCCGCCCGCCGATTTTCTCCGCATCGGCGAATCGTCGAACGTCATCCTGCACCGGAAGAGGTAG
- a CDS encoding NUDIX domain-containing protein produces the protein MPKRSAGLLMYRNLHGKLEVFLIHPGGPYFAHKDHGVWAIPKGEYGGDEEPLAAAQREFQEETGFAASSPFHPLETIRQNGGKLVIAWAFRGDCDPTQLVSNTCSIEWPPRSGRRIEIPEVDRGAWFTLADARKHIRKDQEPLLDRLEKILEA, from the coding sequence ATGCCGAAGCGAAGTGCTGGACTTCTCATGTATCGGAACTTGCATGGGAAATTAGAAGTGTTCCTGATTCATCCTGGAGGTCCTTACTTTGCTCATAAAGATCACGGTGTCTGGGCCATACCGAAGGGCGAGTACGGTGGCGACGAGGAACCACTAGCTGCAGCGCAACGTGAGTTTCAGGAGGAAACGGGGTTTGCAGCGTCCTCACCCTTCCACCCGTTGGAGACCATTCGTCAGAATGGGGGGAAGTTGGTCATAGCGTGGGCATTTCGAGGTGACTGCGACCCAACTCAGCTTGTCAGCAACACCTGCTCTATCGAATGGCCACCTCGATCGGGGCGACGCATCGAAATTCCCGAGGTGGATCGAGGCGCGTGGTTCACACTGGCCGATGCACGAAAGCACATCAGAAAAGATCAGGAACCGCTTCTTGATCGGTTAGAAAAAATACTAGAGGCTTAG